Below is a window of Sylvia atricapilla isolate bSylAtr1 chromosome 2, bSylAtr1.pri, whole genome shotgun sequence DNA.
ATCAGCCCCTTGACAGTAATGGGAGATTTTGGTGGAGGCTGAAGACTCTGAACCTCAGTGACCTGGCTTATCTGTGCaacatgaaaagcaaagctgttaTCTAAAAACACAACAGGTGTATGAGGGAATAGGAAAtctaaattattaataaaactgGGCTAGGTCAGAGACTTTTCATATCAtatctttctttcccctcctgtaTTTGAATATAGGATAATTGAATTtaatgaggagggaaaaaacaaaaccaaacccaccaaatTTATTGCGgatagatttttgttttaaggatTCTTGGGAGTTttgacttccttttttttttaacctgataGATAAATAGGAGTTTAGGATTTTCATGGGGAGTTGCTACTCAAGTGCCTTTCTGTCtggtttatttaatttgattttgttttttcacaaCAATATCTTTCAATTAGCATCCCTTTTTTCACTCTGTCTTTAGGCTGCTCTCTTGCAACTCCAAGTTTTCATGAACCTTCTGTTCTCCAAAattctctcttgttttttatATTCACACTTAAGTTTATTAACAGACTTTGCTTGTAAAATACTTTATCAGTTATAATTAAGAGCAATTCCACAATATCAACAACATGGAGAATTCTCATTTACCTTACACTAAAAAGCCTCATCAGATTTTATGTATCTCTAGTACAGTGCTTTTCTTCTGGGCTCTGCTAAACACTAACATTTTTTGCAGGCTCATGGAAAATTTTACCCTCTGTTTCCTGACAAAAATCTTGATTAAAGTCTCAACTTCTCTTTTAGAAATAGTAACAATTTTTGAGGAGTAACTGATATAatcctgctggattttttttcagaattactaGAGAGATTGGGTCccaaaaattaaataaggaattcagatggaaagaaagaagatttttctgtACTTTAATCTCCACAAATCTATTGACATCATAGTCATTTTCTTACCTTACACAACCATATTAGTGCCAACTTCCCATACCTCCACTgactgaaaaacaacaaaataagcTACACCAGAGTGCAAAAGGAATGGATGTTGCTCACCAGGAAAGAAATTTCCTGTGTGAATTGATAATTGCATAACTAATTTCTTCACTCTGTAGAATCCTACCATGCATGTTGACTTTCACTCTGGAGAACAAGGATTTGTTTCTCAGAGACTAGGAGCCGGAATGGTGAATGGAATTTCCATCAGTGTACGAGGCTATAAAGACAAattgctctgctcctctgcataTCACTTGGAGCAGAATTTCACTTAAGAACACCTTTATCAGAAGTAAAATTTCATATTGAGTTACACCTTAAAAGAGCTCAGACAGTAGTTAATCTATCACAACTTAATGCACTTTCCTCTGGGGGTAAGTTACACTTCCAGATAAAATGAGGACCTTGTTCCTAGgctaattttggttttttcttcactttccaGGCACTGCATCTTATTGAGCTTCTCACCAGTTTAAAGAGCCTTCTCATAGAAGAGATCTTTTCCCTATACAGAACATATCGACCTTCTTTTTCGATAACATGTTGGAGTAGAAGATTCTTTCAGTCTCCTACAGATATATTCTAGTtatattttcctgaagttttttttttttagtcaacTGCATTTTTGaaccttttctcttcctggtgCTTCCAGCCCAAAATAATTCCACAAAAAGTTGGACATTTCAGAGCACAGGAGAAGTCATCAGGGAACCATGGGGAACAGGAAAGTATCACTACCATTCTTAGGTACCATCATTTCATCTGTTTACTACTTTCTTATCTCAGTTGTCTCTTTGGACATCCAAAATTTCTCATACGGAAAAGAGATGATAGAAGGGAAACATCACAGgtttctcacatttttatttaaaaatttcaaattttttatgCAATTTTCTATCCAAAatttgacaaatgaaaatatacaGTGCATTCAGCCTGAGATATGTAGTCACTACACAGTATAGGGTTTATATAGATAATATAAGGTTtattcaggcttttttttttttttttttttttttttttagctgtctGATGTATGTAGAAAGCACTCTTTGAGGTCTCTGTTGAAAGGCAAGAAAATCAATTGTTTGTATATCAACATCACTTCAGGCACAGGCTGAACCATGCACTtatttgtcaataaaccagGTTGTATGAAATGTagacaaacaaaataaaaataggaaataaaatattctgcatttataCAGCAAATCCtatgtattatttaaaaaaaaattagagtgGCAAATAAAAACCATTTTATTCCTGCAGGACAATGAAGCATAGAGATGATTGATGTATCATTGGAAGCTTCAAAGATAAAAGAACTAAACTGGGATGCACCTGAGGTATGAGTCCCTCTTGCCCTATTTACAGTGCTTTTTCACAGAACTTACTAAACTTTGTAAGGATCAGAGTcagattaatttcctttaaattcagTCTGGAAAGAAGTTATTCCATAGAAATGTTTGTTGAATAATGTATTTGGATGAAGATTGTTCAATCAGCCCTATGAAAGTGGAGTGTTTGCAACTGCAAGTGAATATACATTGTAAGAGGCTCAAGTACTAGAAATAGTTCATGGGCTCCTCAAAGCAAGCAATCACTTATCAAACCATATGACAGCAAGGTATATGATCACAACATCAGTTCAATGCAAAAAGTGATTTTCTGGAGAAATCATGACAGCTGGCTTATAGATAACTGTACTGCTTTTGCTGTCAACTTTTAAATAATAGGctataataaaaacaaacaaacaaacaaacaaaaaactctaCTCAAAGCTCTTGTAGTAAAAAGTGTCTTGAGTGAACTATTTGATTCTTAGTATTTTGATACGTGATTTAACAATTTAACTCTTGAAAACTCAAGAGCTTGATCAGCTGAATTTGAAAAGATACAAAGGACTTCACCAGGAAACTTAAATATAGAATCATATTTAGCTATGCCTCAGAAATAAGAGAGGAAAATATACTACATAGtcacaaattttaatttttttgtactttttgtCGCTGACTTTCTCCTCAAAGTATGGGTATGTAAGAGCATAGTCAGTTCCAGGGATTTTcctatttttgtgtttgcactAATTTGTATCAAGTTTTTCTTAGAAGTTACCCCTCAAAATAAGGAAAGAATTTTCTGTGTTATAATGACTTAGAGGAAGATATGCAACAATGAATCAATGTTTTTGAAATTTGTTGTAAACTGAGTACAGTGTATTCAAACAAGAAGCAGTGATCCCCAAAGACAGCACAGGCAATCTTGGTGATTTAGTTGCACCAGTTGAATAACAGTagtcaaataaaaaaacaaactagaaatacagaaggaaagagggaaagacaGGCACTGGATGATATTTACATGCATATGTGTACTGGAGCTCCCAGAGTTGTCAGATTTCTATCTCCTTCAGATAAGTTTAAGGACAGAGATAATTATCTGATTACAATAAAATGGAATGATAACAGGGAAGTACATCCCAATGGTGTCCAACGAAATGATAAGGAGAGCTGAAAAACCTCAGCATATATCACCCTGCCATCTGTGAGAGAAGCAAAAGCTAAAGTAAGCCAAAGTGAGAAGAAATAACAGAAGAGACCACCAGTGGTCTGAGGGGTGATCTGAGAATCATCAAGAGGTTCCTAATTTTGTCAGAAGAGCAGTTCAGAGCTAGAGATATTCATATAGGTGAAGGGGTTCAAAGAGAAGGTTAACCAAAGACTGTTAAGTATCTTATCCCTTAACTTGGTAATGTATGTGGTTTTTTCCTACAGTCAGCAAGAAAAGCAAGGCATTTCTGGAAGCTTCCTCAGGCCCATCCTGAGATTTTAGCCTTTCCCGCTGACTCTGTAAAGAAAATCAAGTCATCTCCATGCAGATGAGATACAGCAGGCcaagggactgggaagaagaaGTTTGGGTTGACTCATCACAGATAACTACTGaaccttctccttcttcccagtctcttgGCCCACCGCCTACATATATTATGAGCTTTTATATAGGTGTTCACCTAATTCCAAACCCAGTAAGAAGTTTGAGTTGTCATTCACTTTCCAAAAGCTGAACTTGCTTTTGACAGAATGCGCTTTGGAGCTGGCTTTTGAAATAATCACAGACTGGCTTTGTAAGAGCAAAAAGACAGAGGACCTAAGACTTTAGTTCTTCACAGCATCAGGGAACTGAAGCCAAGAGTTATTATATCTCAGAATAATCTTCTCCAGGGgatatttttgagaaattttctcccttttcctacCTGAGTAGAGCCATGGCATGAGAAAAATGCACAAACTCACCCAGttgaaaaaaacaatgaaaaaggaGACTGGCTGCAGCTGTCGTCCAAATATGACTTAAGAATGATTCAGTTTTTATATTATGTCTTTTCTACTTTTGTACTGAATTTAGCTGAGAGAGTACCTATTTATTCAACAGGGGCAGATCTGTTTCTCTACACATGCAATAACACTGCTTCAGATTCCTAAAGAAAGCTGCGAGTACTTCAAGCAAGAGAAACATTATTTCTGTGACCATTGAAACTCAAATTATACCCACATGCTATGTTAGGGATCTGAACTTCTGTTGGTTGGACACTTGTATAAAACTCATGCTGTGTTTCTTATGATTTATCAAATGAGCTCAACAAGTACCTATTCATAGCTTCTGTTATACATCTTGGAGGAGATTGAGAAGttcctcaggaaagaaaagctgatttccttcttttctgttgGTGACAATTAATTGCAATAGACAGATTTCTGTTGTCTTTAAGAGAGTGAGCAAGTCTATAAATATGTACTTTCTTTCTGATGTTTCTCAGGATTCAAGTATTTCATATAATTTTAGCCCTGAATGTACAATTTATACATGCAGTATTTGAACTCAATGTTTTCCACTTGGCTGTTTGCATGCATGGAGCTGCAttctatttcctctttttccttcttatctCCATCCtaagcaatgaaaatatttggatgGTCATCTCTACTCTGGAAGGGAAACAAACAGTGCAAACATAGAAACGAACAAGTGTGTTTGAGGGATTGAAGGGTGACAATTAAAACTAaacagaggaagggaaaagtaAAGACTTTAGGAACGACCTtaaaggagacagggaaaatgagaaagaaaataacagtctgtaaaagaaaaagggagcCACACTAAAGTgagagaaagcaaatgtcaGGGAAAGGACAACAAAGTAGAACTGACTAAAGTGAGATTTGAAAGGGAAGCTTCACTATCTCAGGGTCTCAGcaatgtggggttttgtttgttggtttgttttttttggttttttgcttttttttaatgccttcccaaggaaagaaagaaattttgttcACAATGttataacaaaagaaaaagtatgaTTCTGCCAAAACCAATAAGACGCCTTGAAATTTGTGTTTAGTATAACAAAGTAAACATGTGAATGAACCCATCATGATTTCATTATTACATATTTGCAATAACAGCAGCAATAGCAGAAAAAATAGTGGAGATTTTTAGAGGAAGTGGAAAGAAATATGAGTGATAAAtgtagaattatttttttttctaaaaaggaaaagaaaaagtagtactcaaaggagagggaaaaataaaagatacaaaACTAGAAAAGATGAAATTCAAATATGACATTGGAGAAGGGgcagaagaagataaaaaaatagaatataattacctgaaaaaaatagaatataatATTGGTGTATAATATTACACcaaccattttttaaatttattaattatatCATCCATCTTAATCTCATCACAATATCACATCTGAGTGCATAAAGGCCAGAAATGGTATAACTTCACCTTTTCCCCCCAAGAGGCAATTAAGAAATTATCATGTCAAGTCATTATTTCTGTTTAGCACTttgcctctgcttttcctgtggcAGCAAAAGAACTGTTTTGCAGTGGAGCATTCAGTGCAGGGATCCCAGTGCAGCAATAGCAGCTTTGGAAGGCTGCGTTGCTGGTCCAGTCTATTCATCAGTTTGTTTACCTGTACTGGGAAAAGAGACCAGCCAAAGTAAATCTTATGGATCTGTGAGACTTCTCCTCGCTTTCCTCTCCTCTCAATAGCCCAATAAAATCCCACTGTAGCCACCACCCATACTATTACTCTGATTTCTGATGATAAAATATTCCTGTCCTTTCACACACAGATTGGCTGAACACTCGAGAAGGGATATGGTCTTTCAGCGAACTTTCAAGAAAGTTTTAGGCACGAAGAACCATCTGAGCACTGGAAAGCTCATGAGCATCAGGAGCTCTGGTTTCAAGAGGACCTATGCTCTTCTCTGATGTAATTGATATTCTTTATGATTACTTTGGCCATGTAAAGTTTGGGTATTTGAAAAACATAGGTGTTGGGAAGGAGAAATGGcactttgaaaataataaatcttaAAAGTGATGTCAACATGATCCTGATTTGTACTTTTAATGTTTACAAGTATTCAAAGCCATTTTCACAttaatttagaaagaaagttatttttatctgtttttagttttttaaataaacattaaaatcCATGTCTCTATGAACATTATTTATACACCTAACTAAGCTCCAATGACCTCCTACACAGATGTTCTCAAATGAGGAACAAACAGGATAAGGAATATTGAGGGGAAGAGGGATTAACCTTCAGAAGTATTTTGTGACATTGGAGAAACTGTCCTTGCGATattaatgaaatgaaatctgaGTATTACGAGAGGGAagacaataaataaatagatagaGATAAAAGTAATTGCAGGTTATAATCCTATTATAAACTcttacaggaggaaaaaatttcTCCAGACCTTGCAGAAAGGTAGGAAATTGTATTTCAAGAAAAGATAGGTACCATCTGGTATTTTCATTGGCACTTATTTTACCTTTCAAATTACCCaaaattattcagaataaaTTAGCACCATTGTGCTGTCAGATGCAAAGAAGGTGAATTACCACTGATTACCACTAGAAAACCAGCAAAAGTGAAGATTGGAGTTTTAGTGGCATTTAAAAGAATGTCTGTTCTGGGATCCAtggacctggcagtgctgaCTTGTGCGCCTTGCAGAGAGGTAATTACATCATGGGGAACAGCCAACTATCAGAAAGGCAAGGATGACTGCATGGCTGGCAGAAGAGAGATACAGTGTTAGAGATAGCAGAGCTCATGTCCACCACACCACTACTGATTTCGTCGAGTAGAGTCTCTGATTATTgcaggcaaaaggaaaaacatgacAAAGCTGACCAGTGGTCAAAACTCAGAATGTCTGTGGTAGTTCTTCTTGTGCTAAAAGACTGATAGTGAAAAACTTGCCAGCTTCATGAACATGCTACTGAGACTGTAATCAAAAGTCCCTTAATTTCTGCACAGCAAAATACTGGATTTTCTGGACAGAGAATTGTGATGAATTCTGAcccagaaaaagcaaacacaatggcacttaaaaaaataaaaaaaaaagttggagaAGACACAGAAGACAAGGTTTGATTTCTCATGTAGTTGGTATGAACAACTGCACTAATCACTATTTTTCATCATTCTCACAATGATTTTGGTGCTGCTACAATTTCTGGCCTTATacaaactgcagacagtattCTCCCAGTCATGTTGTCCCTGTTTCATGTAACTTGGAAAAATTCAAGGGGAAATGTACTGGTCAGCTCAGtcttattttcatttatcaTATAAACACATCTTAGACAATGAAATCtcaatgaagttatttttatgattttttggGACACAAATAATAATTGCCAAAACATTAATTGGGTTTATTGATCTGCTTTCTGGAATAGAGATAGAAACAAATCTATTGTAATTAgatgaatgatttttttttttttgtaaaataataatgagaaagcttttttttaaatgtacctGAAAAAGAAGGCTAAATCTGAAGAGAATATAGAAGATTATTTTTGGGTGGGATAGGACAAAATCCAAAGAGCAGGGTAAGAtcaaaaaacaaatagaaatctGTATATACTGTGGAAGAagtcatgaaaataaattgaagcTTGAGGGGAGGATGGAATGGAAAAGGACAAaactaataatttatttacCAATCCAGtcatttaaaattctaatttatgTACCCATCTATCTCACTCTATGTTGTGTGTAACAAAACTTTCATCAATACAACATAAAGATGTCAAGTCCTTGAGCTTtgtcctcctcttcccctgGAAGCACTGGAGGATATTTTATTAATGATTGCTCCTGCCTCAGATCTCCCTCTCTTGAAGGTGAGGAAACTGAGCAAGGGCCGTTATTATCATCTTTGGCTCTGATCCCTTTACTTCAGACCCTCTTTAGAAAAGGGTTTGGAAATACCTGAAGAGAAATGAGCTCACTGGGGAAATTATCAGCCTCAAAAACTCAAATACCACTACCAATCACCTCACAATAAACCAGCCTCAAACAAACTCATTTCTTACAGGACACTTTCTTTTCATGACGTTGCCAGCTGGAAGAGCTATGGCTGTGTAACTGTTCTAACCTTGGTCCATGTTGGCAGGGCATGGAGCcgtggagcagagcagagtgctGCTGTGACATGAGCATTATGGCTCCCACCTGCTTCCCTCGAGGGACTTCGGTGTCTCTCTTGATTCAGCACCACAGCAGTGGACATTACAGAAGCTTTAGTTTTACAATACAACGTGCTGTGCCTCCAAATGCTGTGTTTGTGAGATTCACGACTCTCCCTTCTGCTCTGTTGCCTGAACCCATGGTTTACACATGCTAATAATCATGTCACTTCATATCACACAGATAACCTCTTATGTCTCTTATTAATACATAGTTcattctcaaaaatattttaaggtgCCATTTAAAACCATTATATTCATTCTTTATCTAATGTTTTTTtcaacagtgattttttttaagcattttttaaacttattaCTCTCATGTTTCAAAACCTGAGGCTACTACACTCCAAGAATAAGTGAATCACTCTGTTCACTAATTTTATAGGTGGGACCGAAACTCTCACCACAGCAATTTATAATCTGGTATTATCTAAACTCCTGCAGAGGTATATAAGGCATAAAAATACTTGCAATGAGCTGAGAACTTTGGAACAAATTTATCAAACACATTATTTCATAAAACATGACAAGACTTGCTGAACATATTTCACCAATCTCATGTGAAACTTCATagtaatataaaattttaaaagaaaacagcctTAGAAACAACTCTCTGCTATTCACAGCAAGAGCAAATCATGACAATAAAGGCAAATCTATGATCAGAATGGCCAACTCAACAAGAGTGAGATTTTCTACAGGTAATTTTATGTACCTACATCACTTTACATTGTAATCACCATCTTGGTAATCCACTttcaagaaaaccaaacaaataagcATAACATATATTTCAAACAAAAGTGTCCACTTTGAAAAAGGTATTTAATCACTGCATTGTTACAGACATTCCAGAATCCCAACACAAATAAATCTTATTCAGAATGCAATTTGATTATACTGATTGGCTGCATCCTTCCAAATCTTAGTCTTCCCTCAGGTTATAATCCAGCTCGCTTTTCCAGTTTAAAAGCAGTCATTTTCCATGTACTTTTTCCACCAGCTATGACTTGCACAACATGTTCTTAGTCAAATTTTAACCTTCTCAGGTGAAAATGTACCTTTATCTGAGAGCTGATATTTGTGAGCTCTGTACATTCTTGTCTGGTTTAGTCACCATTTTCTTCAATTCAAACAGGTCATAAAACTTTCAGTTTGACAATTTGAAATCACAAAACAACCTAAAACTGATTTCTTATTTAAGTGGATTGTTTTCATTCAGTACATTTTTATTCTCACTCTATATTAGCAGGATGGAAGGTCCTGAAGTGGTGCACAAGTAAGGCAAACATGCTCAATATTGCAGATGCTCTGAAATGTTAAGGAGGACTAGTCACAGAAGTCTCTAGGAGACAAAAGTtatcatttaagaaaaaagacagTGAAACAATACATTTGAGTGTAGATTTCAGATTTCTAACTGGGGAGTGTTTCTCTCAGGCCTGGGGCTTGGAGGCTTATCTTCCACATGGCActtaaaatgcaggaaaagcTTCCTAAATGCCAATTTCAGTTTTGAATTGACTATGATCAGGATAATTGAGTGCATGGAAGGATATGCCCCAGCTACAACTAAGGACACTGCAACTTTCACAACATCTTTACTTTGAGATGTCGACAATATCAACAGAATTTGAGCTACAAAACTGGAAAGATACAGGAttaagaaagaaacaatggaTTTAATAGCAGTTAGGTGAACATCTATCATAGCATCCCTGAAAGTATCTGCGTAGCATTGCATCGTCTTCCTGTGTTTCCACAGAGAAGTAATTAACAGAGCTGAGGTCACCACGGAGAGCACGAGAGGGAAAAAGCAACCTACAAAGTAAAGAAGCAGCAAGTAGAGATGTGAACTATCCCAGTCTGTGATATGAgctgtgctgttttctctgcagttccCTGTTGAGCTGCATAGGTAAGTGCTGGGTGTAATCCACAGTAAAGGGAGAGAAGTCATAGAAGAAATGACCAGTGATCCAAGAAGAAGCCATGGGACCATCCCAGCTATTCTGCGCTTGacttgcagcagcagccagtgggTGATATTGATTATTTTTACACAGTACAGTATATAGAGCCAGGTACTGAACCACAAGCTGCTGTGGTTCACAAACATCCATACAGCACCAAAGTCCTTGTACACTGAGGCCAGCTTTAACACATCTGCAAAGTAGAGACTGTGGATGTGCATCAGGACTGTCACCTGCAAGATAAATCTCGATGTGCTCAGAAAGATCAGGATCATATCTGCAGAAgatgtttttttgcttttgatcCAATTAATGATATTAACAGTTGCAATAAATCCATTTCCAATAAATCCAACCACAACTTCAATAGCTACAATGCTTATTGAAATTATAAGAAGTGGTGGCAACATCTTGCTGCTTTGGTCACTTCTTCCTGATTAGCTTGTGTAGCTGTGCAGGAAGCTGAGCTGTTCTGATGGTAGCTGACTAGTTCCAGCTCCTACCTGCTCACCTTATATCTAGGAACAAAAAGACATCTGGAAATGATAGCAGATCTGGAAATGATAATGATAAATTATTGGTGCTCTTCCTGAATGTGCAAATCAGAGAAAGATTTAATAATTAACTCTAAACTTTTACATGCATAAGATTTGCCTATGCTTTTCCTTAGGGGTGTGAGATAGCCAGCTGTATCAACCTATCCATCTTATGTCCAATTGTTTATATTCTTGTCTAGAGTGACAGAAAGCTCTGTGGCTCTCTGGTTATAGCAGTACCTGACAATGTGGATGGGTATGCAGCATGAAACCCAACAGAGGCACCAGTATGCCTCAACAAAGACATCTTCTGTTGTAACAATCATCTTTCAGGCTTCACTGAATGTTTATAAATTATGACTAGACCAATTACTTGCAACCACTTCAACAAGGAGAAAATTATACAGCCACCAGCCCTATTTTAGAGGAGCACTTAAGATAATAAGGCTATCTTTATTCAAAGATTATTGCTACATTTAGCTGAGCACTTCTTATACGCAGTCACATGTATGGGATCGAACGATGACAGTAGCCGATGTGCAGAGGATGGGCTGGTCAAGTAGAAAAGTCCACCTAGCAGAAAGCTGTTAAACACCCCATCCCCTGCAGTTGTTTCACTGTCTCAGCTTCTATCTCACATGCTTACCACACAATTCTATAGTGAATTTAGACTTGTTCTGCTTTATAGACTGAAATGTGTCATCCATGTCTTTCTCTGATGCCGTAATGACCACAGTCCAGAACAGCGCCTCACTGCTCTGCATCCTGCATTCATCCTTATTTATAAACAAATCTATCTGGTATAAAGAACAATATGTCCTCACCTTCTCAATCCTGGACCCATGAATCCAAGCTATGAATATAATGTTGGAGAATTTATATTgtcaataaattatttcttgaaacagagaaatatgaaatacaATGAGGACTGCAACAACAGGATGAGAAGCAGCTGACATCATTAAGCCACTGGAAAAAGTCTGGAAGGTTTTTTGGCAGTAAAACTATTCACTGATTTTGTGGCAAAGTTGACATATATTTCTGGAGTCCATTTCTTGACCTTTCAAAGTAAGAGACAGACTTATCTTCTAATCTGGACATGGTCAGAATTGTCAGTTGGATTTATTTCTTATCATTACATTTATGTCTCAAGTATTTGTTGGATTTCTAAGTAGACAATAAGTTAATAGTTATTCATTAACCTATTGAAATTAAAAGCTAGATTTAAAATCTTCAtagtttttgtttctgtcagtAGTTCATTAATATTAAACTTGGATTTCATTTTAGGTCCTTGTAgtctcaaaagcttttttctctaaaaaatgAACATACTTTTGCCATCACAACAatgcaaactgcaaaaaaaataattgagacATATTTACAAAACATTGTATGtaaatttcagatttaaaaagcccaaaagaataaaaccaacaaggaaacaaacaagcaaatttAAACTAAGAACATGTTGGTATGTTTATTTCTCTAACATT
It encodes the following:
- the LOC136373317 gene encoding taste receptor type 2 member 40-like, which codes for MLPPLLIISISIVAIEVVVGFIGNGFIATVNIINWIKSKKTSSADMILIFLSTSRFILQVTVLMHIHSLYFADVLKLASVYKDFGAVWMFVNHSSLWFSTWLYILYCVKIINITHWLLLQVKRRIAGMVPWLLLGSLVISSMTSLPLLWITPSTYLCSSTGNCRENSTAHITDWDSSHLYLLLLYFVGCFFPLVLSVVTSALLITSLWKHRKTMQCYADTFRDAMIDVHLTAIKSIVSFLILYLSSFVAQILLILSTSQSKDVVKVAVSLVVAGAYPSMHSIILIIVNSKLKLAFRKLFLHFKCHVEDKPPSPRPERNTPQLEI